One Malania oleifera isolate guangnan ecotype guangnan chromosome 10, ASM2987363v1, whole genome shotgun sequence genomic region harbors:
- the LOC131166822 gene encoding histidine-containing phosphotransfer protein 2-like isoform X2: MESSSSGALNRQLLDMVHDMQNEGLLDQQFGLIHSLRETTSPFFIAELIPIFCTDVQAVLRDMTRALDQPVLDYHDLEEYCIKLKGSTSCIGAHRMALACVDLRQAIDNKSKEGCLLALNGLRHEFHNLRGRLDKIVQLEKKIVSQESGQLPCE; this comes from the exons ATGGAGTCGTCATCCAGCGGAGCTCTCAACAGGCAACTACTGGACATGGTCCATGACATGCAGAATGAA GGGTTATTGGACCAGCAATTTGGGCTAATTCACTCTCTCAGGGAGACAACAAGTCCCTTCTTCATTGCAGAATTAATTCCCATCTTCTGCACAGACGTTCAAGCTGTGTTGAGGGACATGACCAGAGCCCT GGATCAGCCagttttggattatcatgacTTGGAAGAGTACTGCATTAAACTTAAGGGAAGCACATCATG CATCGGTGCTCATCGCATGGCACTTGCTTGTGTCGATCTTCGACAAGCTATTGACAATAAGTCTAAAGAAGG GTGTCTTTTGGCATTGAATGGATTGAGGCATGAATTCCACAACCTGAGAGGCAGATTGGACAAAATTGTTCAG CTAGAGAAAAAGATCGTCTCTCAGGAGTCGGGACAACTTCCTTGTGAGTAG
- the LOC131166822 gene encoding histidine-containing phosphotransfer protein 1-like isoform X1 has translation MESSSSGALNRQLLDMVHDMQNEGFVVARNLRTCMTAWKGLLDQQFGLIHSLRETTSPFFIAELIPIFCTDVQAVLRDMTRALDQPVLDYHDLEEYCIKLKGSTSCIGAHRMALACVDLRQAIDNKSKEGCLLALNGLRHEFHNLRGRLDKIVQLEKKIVSQESGQLPCE, from the exons ATGGAGTCGTCATCCAGCGGAGCTCTCAACAGGCAACTACTGGACATGGTCCATGACATGCAGAATGAA GGTTTTGTGGTTGCTCGGAATCTGCGAACGTGTATGACTGCATGGAAG GGGTTATTGGACCAGCAATTTGGGCTAATTCACTCTCTCAGGGAGACAACAAGTCCCTTCTTCATTGCAGAATTAATTCCCATCTTCTGCACAGACGTTCAAGCTGTGTTGAGGGACATGACCAGAGCCCT GGATCAGCCagttttggattatcatgacTTGGAAGAGTACTGCATTAAACTTAAGGGAAGCACATCATG CATCGGTGCTCATCGCATGGCACTTGCTTGTGTCGATCTTCGACAAGCTATTGACAATAAGTCTAAAGAAGG GTGTCTTTTGGCATTGAATGGATTGAGGCATGAATTCCACAACCTGAGAGGCAGATTGGACAAAATTGTTCAG CTAGAGAAAAAGATCGTCTCTCAGGAGTCGGGACAACTTCCTTGTGAGTAG
- the LOC131166822 gene encoding histidine-containing phosphotransfer protein 1-like isoform X3, whose translation MESSSSGALNRQLLDMVHDMQNEGFVVARNLRTCMTAWKGLLDQQFGLIHSLRETTSPFFIAELIPIFCTDVQAVLRDMTRALDQPVLDYHDLEEYCIKLKGSTSWCLLALNGLRHEFHNLRGRLDKIVQLEKKIVSQESGQLPCE comes from the exons ATGGAGTCGTCATCCAGCGGAGCTCTCAACAGGCAACTACTGGACATGGTCCATGACATGCAGAATGAA GGTTTTGTGGTTGCTCGGAATCTGCGAACGTGTATGACTGCATGGAAG GGGTTATTGGACCAGCAATTTGGGCTAATTCACTCTCTCAGGGAGACAACAAGTCCCTTCTTCATTGCAGAATTAATTCCCATCTTCTGCACAGACGTTCAAGCTGTGTTGAGGGACATGACCAGAGCCCT GGATCAGCCagttttggattatcatgacTTGGAAGAGTACTGCATTAAACTTAAGGGAAGCACATCATG GTGTCTTTTGGCATTGAATGGATTGAGGCATGAATTCCACAACCTGAGAGGCAGATTGGACAAAATTGTTCAG CTAGAGAAAAAGATCGTCTCTCAGGAGTCGGGACAACTTCCTTGTGAGTAG
- the LOC131166823 gene encoding LOW QUALITY PROTEIN: large ribosomal subunit protein P2-like (The sequence of the model RefSeq protein was modified relative to this genomic sequence to represent the inferred CDS: inserted 1 base in 1 codon; deleted 2 bases in 2 codons) yields the protein MKVISVYLLVVLSGSGNTYPLVDNLKDILGSVGAEADDDWIKLLLPQVEGKYIMELIASGREKLASVPSEGXSVAVAVSGGGCAAPAVAAEPKKGEKEESDEVSFLQ from the exons ATGAAGGTGATCTCTGTATATTTGCTGGTTGTATTGAGTGGG AGTGGGAACACGTACCCTTTAGTTGATAATTTGAAGGACATCCTTGGATCAG TTGGAGCTGAAGCTGATGATGATTGGATCAAGCTGCTGTTGCCTCAAGTTGAAGGAAAATATATAATGGAGCTTATTGCATCTGGAAGAGAGAAACTGGCTTCAGTGCCTTCAGAAG ACTCTGTTGCAGTTGCTGTTTCTGGTGGGGGTTGTGCTGCACCGGCTGTTGCAGCTGAGCCaaagaaaggggaa aaagaGGAATCAGATGAGGTGAGCTTTCTACAATGA